The Bacillus rossius redtenbacheri isolate Brsri unplaced genomic scaffold, Brsri_v3 Brsri_v3_scf738, whole genome shotgun sequence nucleotide sequence tttttttttttttttttcattttgtgaaagtttagACATAATGTTCGACGGGTTTGACCGTGtagaacgtaaatataaaataataactttgaaCTAAGTACCGATGCTTTCCAAGTCCCAATTTTGAGGTATTTTATCGCGAATTAACCAACCAAATTATCATTTGTGTTTCCATGTACAATAGGCGCTGATGTTTTCCAGTGGGACTTCGAACAATTACCTAAATACGAATGCAGATCTTGCTGCACATAATTACTTGTAGCCATCTGTAGTTTTATAAAGTGGTCTGAACCGCTTGAAAATTTTGAATCTTGTGCAATGATGTCTTTGCACAGGATGATTATTGTAACCTATAAACGGTAATTTCTCCAATACCAGAACAAATTATGAAACGCTCTTTTTAATGTAAACAGGGAAACGTCTGTAGCAGTTCATTTGATTTCAAATTCATATCGAAGAATATTGAGCAATATTCACGTGAAATGGAAAACCAAGTATGGTGGGAAACAGTCATGGCTACGAccctgtattttttaaaaatctcggctacgctattaaagcacaacatggcgGCGATGACATTCACAGGCGACGAAATTAAACctataaacagtattttttttttataatccagTAGGAATTTCCAAACGCTGCGATCAGGGTAAATAAACGAAGGCCTCTAGTGTgaaaaaattacttttggaactatattattttattaatttttacaaaaaccgGTTAATAATGATAAATGTTTCCCCTTTTTTGAGGAGGATCAAAAGGGTTATTGTAAATAAGCCTTTgcaattacctacctaatttaattatgaacaatttttatgTGAGATTGTAGTCTACTTTTACTCAGACTATAACTTTCTTAAtacgaaaatatttaataattgtaagTAGGTAATCATTGTGTCCCTCCTTACGTAAGATCTAATCATCAAGGTAAAGTCATCAGAACATAGTAATTTACGTATTAATTAAAGTATTGTGGCCTGCggtttgtgtatgtgtgttgcGTGTGTTGACACGTGACTTCCACAGTAATCAATGCACTACAGGAGCTACACGGCGGAGCATACCGCAGTATTTTTAAGCAGACCCAACTTCCAACAATGTGAGATTTAGCTGTCGATGGTTGGGTTCTTAAAAGaagatataattttaataataatggaAAGTCAGTAGTAAAAATTGGCACAGATATACGTCGCAGTTTTGCAAACACTCTATAGTAACTTTGAAGCTAGTgcagatcacaaaaaaaaaacatgaagtgtatggtaaatgtaaaaatgagtatATGCGAACGATGTAATAGCTTCACCCATCCTAGAGCATCGAAGCAACAACAAGTTGTGAATACTTGTGGAGATGTTGCACTCACACTCGCACACACGTGCTGGAAGTGCAGTACAGAGGAAGGAGAGGCAGACGCAGCAAAACACCAAAAGTTTCGACTTCTCTGTGAATAACCTACCGTGTGAACACGGCCTTCACTTGCGCTCTCTATCTTCTACCCGCCAGCATCGCGACCTTGCTACATGCCAGGCATGTGTGAAGTAGCTCTGGGGCTGGAGGCATGCATTCTCAGCTGAAGTCACACACTATCGAGTCATTGCTCCAGCTTTGAACATAGAGCGCACTTTCACTTGTGGCTGTATATTACCTACCACAACGCTTAGCTTCTCTGCTACATGCCAGATGTTGTGTCGTAACTCTGGGGCTGAAGGAAGCCTGGGTCTTCAGCTGACGTCACACCCTGTCGTACTGCGGTTTAAGCCACGAATCAAGACCACACTTGAACTTGTGATGCATTTTGCCAGGAAGTTAGGATCGAGTCGAAAGATACCACAAaatagtattatctttgaaagatttgtgcaatgggagtgcatgacttgatgtaagcttttggacatacgccattgctaagcacatgtatgtctgaagagaacgaaaaaaaaaacacccacaaatgatgacagcaccaaaatattgaacccaaacacaacagtcaaaacgagacaaaaacacgacaaaacaaaaagacgaaacaaacacaacagttttctaaaacagaaacaaacgacgtttcggaaactgctatctgctcccgtcctcaggcagagacgcatatggtacgaaaacacaggtgcgaatTAAGtggatagcagttcccgaaacgtcgcatatttctgttttagaaaactgttgtgtttgtttcgtcttttcgttttgttgtgtttttgtctcgttttgactgttgtgctgaatttttttgggtttaatatttttgttctgtcatcattcgtggtttttttttcgttctgttaaacatttttctttgtttttctttgtttgttgaccatattcctgttgtggagtattgtgtggtgtttatatcctgacaacataaattttttgcttaatttgtgtttttgtctttttttgttttttgtagttttcttctacagacatacatgtgcatagcaatggcgtatgtccaaaagcttacatcaagtcaccacAAAAGAGGGAGTGAAATCAGCTGAGAAAGCAACCTCCAGATCTCGTAGACGTCACGCCCAGTCACGTGGTGTCTTTAGTCGTGGCCCCAAGGCGCACTTACACTAGCGGCTGTCTACCACCTGCATCACGTGTATGCTTTATGTCTGGCTGGAGGAAGTGTGTGGCTTCAGCTGACGTCACATCCTGTGTACATTTGTTGCTTTAGAAGAGAAACTATAGCCCACTTACACTAGTTGCTTTCGAAAATGTACCAACTCAGTATCACCCTTTCAGCAGTCATCGAACCATGGCACTCTGTAACACTCAGTAATCCAAAATTAATGTTAGATAAAGTAAATTACCCTTCTCCTAATATTCAGAATTCATCCGCCAATCTCATTATTACTGTTTAAAGATTTCAACCTCAAAGTCTACCTGTTGTTTGATGTCTGACTTAAGAAAGATTGGTTTAAGGATAATAGGTTATGTCACTTAACTTTAGGGAGAATGTCGTATGATGAATGAGTTATAGGAGAATGATACTCCCATAAGTACCAATGCTCAAAAAACATCAACGAAAGTGTGACATGCGTCACCAACAACTGACTAAAGGTGGACTCATTGAAGAAACTCACCTTTCGCATCAGTGTCAAAGAGCCCAAGATTTAGTTGTGGCTTCAGATCACAGCTCGAGTGTGACTGTGCTCTAATTACGATTAGCTTATTAACTGATTGCCTGCAAACAACTACATTTCAATTAACATGCATATTGATACAGTCTTCTCACAGTAATCAACAAACATTTGTGGATGTCATCTTACATTTGTAAAAACATACATTTGTAATGCTATTACGGTTACTTTAGTTAAGGTGTTTTATTTTAGATTCCATCTCGGAGGAAAAACACAGTAAGTTATTGAACGTGTGTTGGTACGTGAGACGAGTGTGGTAGTGGCAGCTCTTGTTCGCAGGCACCATGCGCAGAGAACAGGACCGGAGGGTGACCGAGGCGGTCGCGCGCCTCAGCGCCCCCAGGGGCTGCACACTGCCGGAGATCACCAAGTACCTGCGGCGACAGTACTCGGGCACTCCCAAGAACCTCAGAGTCGTGGTCCAGAGAGCTCTGGACAGGTTCCAGGCGCTGGGACTGGTGGCGCTCAGGAACAAGCGGTACGTGGTCAACTTGGACGGCAGCAGGAAGCTGCTCCTTCCGGACGGCATGAAGTCCGAGGCCCGAGAAGACGACTTTGGTGACCTGCATGCATCTGTGAGCACACGAAGAGCAGCCAAGTGTCGGAGGAGGAGAAGAACAGTGTGTAGAAGGAGAACCTCGTGTAGAAGGAGAGCGTCAAGGAGGAGGCGGGTATGCAAGAGACGCAGACGGCGAGTATGTAGAAGAAGAACCAAGTCAAGAAGAAGAGCGTGTAGGCGGAGGTCGGTGTGTAGAAGAAGGACAAAGTCAAGATGTAGATCAAGAAGGAGGAAGTTGAAATGTCCGCCAGTGTGTAGAAGAAGAACCAAGTCAAGGAGGAGGTCGGTGTGTAGAAGACGAACAAAGTCAAGATGCAGATCAACCAAGAGGAAGTTGGTATGTCCACCAGTGTGTAGAAGAAGGTCCAAGTCAAGAAGAAGAGCGTGTAGGCGGAGGTCGGTGTGTAGGAGTCCCTCAGTGCGTAGAAGAAGATCAAAGTCAAGATGCAGATCGAGAAAGAGGAAGTTGGTTTGCCCGCCAGTGTGTAGAAGGAGTTCGAGGTCAAGAAGCAGAGCATCAAAGTGTAGACCGGTATGCAGAAGACGAACCAAGTCAACATGTAAAAGAACATCTGGGTCTAGGAGAAGGTCAATAACTAGAATGACGACACCAGAAGACCAAGCATGTCAAAACAAGGAAGAAAGGAACTGTGTGGAAAGAAATCAATAGTGAAAGTAACTATAAGTATGTCCACGATGATAGTGTAGGGTATTCATTAAAGTTGAAGGTTGATCAAAGTTCATGGTAGACAAAATATGACTGCAAATAACACATTCTTCAAGTAAAAAATAACTCACCTTTACCATATGTATGTGATGTATCACAACATTTTTAACTGTTTTGATATTTTGATTTATGTCGTAATGATGCagctatttaaatatatatttatttagtttacgGAAAAGATTTCTATgcttgaatgtttaaaataaatgtctCTCCTAAAGTATTGTGCTTGATACTTGTCGATCGTAACCATAGCTCACACCTTACCAATGTTCTTACGAACGGATCGAATCAAAGATCAATAGTTTACCTTAACCTTATCAGGCATGacttgcaaattttaattttcaccTCCTTACTGTTGGGGATTTCTAATTAGGAAAATAAATAAGCTAAGGTATTGTCTTTGTCGAAGTGCtggaaaaatattattgttttctgGTCTTTCGAGTACATCGCAATTAGTCAAATGATTATAAATTTATATGAAGGAATTATTTGGATTGCGATGTTTCAATAATATGTCATTGAAGCTACAATTGTTTGGTTTTCcgtattaatttaaagaaaacttAGGTCCATACTCACATTTATATATGCCATGTTTCTGAAATGGTCACAGATTCGTATGGTTTACGTATAGAAACTTATCTCGAGATCTATAACCattttataatcataaaattGCCATTTGTGAACATTATAGATGTTTGGCGATAAATAAACAACATAGAGATAACTAAACTTTATATTATCGCAAAATTGTCAGACATATCAATTGATACGCATTTATACGAAATTGTTTGTTCATTATtgggattttttttatctttttcctTACTTTTAGAGGGAAATATTGGCTAATTGAATttggtgtttaaaaaaaatcactgtgtgTGGTATAATTAAATCTACACACGTGACCTTTTTACCTAAAGGGCCCTTGATATTGCCCACTAAATCATTAATTTGTTTGAAGTCTCCGTACGCAACACTTtcctttttgtttttgtttttaatgattaaCTCTTTAGTAGAGTTTAGTACCGAATAGGGCACAATTTTCACCACGAATATGGGTTTAAATGAGGTATTTGGAACCACATAAATTACTGCGCAGGAGCTCGTATATCTGGAGGATGTCAGATTCCGTTAACTTATTCAAAAGTGGTAAACAAAACAAAGAGAGATTGTATATTGCATAGTAGGTtacgtaacaatttttttttaaataacatacgaTGTCAAGTTACTTGAAAAATCAATTCATTCTGTTAACTACAAAAACCTTTGTTATTTGGAGACATAatccaaaattaaatatataaaaggaATCATCCATATTCATTagtatttaattctttttttatctCTTGACAATCGACCAAGCTGTTAGGGTGTGAGAGTTTCTAATAACCGGTCTTGCGCCTTAAGTTTCTGAATGCGGTGCCTGTGCCAACCAActtctgacgtcacagcggctatcttaaatgaccttgacctttgaccttgactttcaatatttggaaaaaaaattccaaaaaataccTGAAAAGTcaccaaaattcaccaaaatttcaagTTATTAGGGGAAAATACTGCCAAAAAAtctaatatatattatatataaattcaaacattccttttttgagagaaaaattcccgttttagggACATTTCCCATTTTCCCCCCAAAATGTTACAGACTTGAAACATCCCGATTGAAGCTTACATTGCCCATTTagaagcctccaataagcctcgtgtggggagctttgacattgaccttgacctcagcCGCCTTTTTGCAAAATAGTTACGGACGCcagcttgaaaatccgtaatttcaatgctagaaattcgggaatatttaaaaatgtataaaaacattatttattaaaatttgaataaaaataacttcCGCCACTTTAAAAATTGTCCGCCATATTTGAAATTCGTAATTACCatccaattttaatgaagaaattttttaaattcataaaatgtatttaattaagttttaataaaaatataactttaccATGTAGTCCTCGGTTAAAAACGGTGAGGTCactcgattaaaaatggcgaaagATCGATCCTTCCtcccacagaagccaccggcagactgacctcccacaactAATGCCGAGgtagatattacgtcagccagtatgatgtcacggcggccatctttattTCTTCTTCTggaaaccgccatcttggatccgatatattgttttcatctgataGTGTGTGTTGCcgtcatattaatttaatttttactggttagagttcagtaattatttattttcagggcGCCCCACCATCTTGTTGATGtcttgcccgccatcttgaaaatctttaatttttaagctataaaatcgagaaaaaaaagaagctagaatcgatcgattcctgtccacGCTTTGATACCAGGCAATACAGAGTTAATAACATTTAGAAAATGGGAAGATCaaggaaacaataaaaaaaaaaaaacacatcaatatCACATGAAACAGCAGGACAGAGAAGTGCCAGTTCCTCATGATGTAGGTACCATGTGATCGTTACCCATTCaccaacattgttttttttttccttgtcgtGAGTAGAAAAATAACTTTCGATAAATGCGAGGTAAAAAGTATTCGCGTACGAATAGtcgaagtacctaaattcaagcatgttaaccacaaagtttttaaataattctcgAGGCTGGAAACAGAGGCCCGTCTGATGCCGGGAGAGACTTGCCTGCGTGCAGAAGTGTCGGGTGGCATAGCTCGAGGTCTTGCTTCCTGCCGGCACGGCAACACGTGGTGGTGCATGTGGCGTACTTGTTGCAAGTTCTTACGGAACCTGAGTGGAAAACTGGCCTACGAATGTAAACATTTGCGCCCCGAAAATGTTTTGTAGTGCATTGACCAGAGTCCAACCGAGGCcatatgccacaaaaaaaaaaaaaaaaaaaaaaaaacaccgcccCGAATGAGAAACATTAATTCTTAATACAGTCCAAAATGTTTCCCATCCAACAGATATTTTTTCAACGAAGTTCaacgaatatttttaacaggccatgtccaatgtcaggcgtTTAGATCAGTGTCTTCGAACCAAGAGCCCAGTCATGTACAATCCCAAGCGTATAGGCCAAGTTTTTACGAAACCAAATGACTGattttttcaataattgttaTACTTTCAAACACGTAATGACCTATTTCAAGCAGAAAAGATTGTTCGAACTGTCAGACCAATTGTtatgaacgcgagagaccagactgtgatgccaggttcggagctggctggcggcaccgcacggccactgacgtgaCGCGCCGTTCACTGCCGTAAGACATACCGCGCGTGCCTGGcctgattacaagggtcctcgctaccccctaccccctccgctcc carries:
- the LOC134545457 gene encoding serine/arginine repetitive matrix protein 2-like, which codes for MRREQDRRVTEAVARLSAPRGCTLPEITKYLRRQYSGTPKNLRVVVQRALDRFQALGLVALRNKRYVVNLDGSRKLLLPDGMKSEAREDDFGDLHASVSTRRAAKCRRRRRTVCRRRTSCRRRASRRRRVCKRRRRRVCRRRTKSRRRACRRRSVCRRRTKSRCRSRRRKLKCPPVCRRRTKSRRRSVCRRRTKSRCRSTKRKLVCPPVCRRRSKSRRRACRRRSVCRSPSVRRRRSKSRCRSRKRKLVCPPVCRRSSRSRSRASKCRPVCRRRTKSTCKRTSGSRRRSITRMTTPEDQACQNKEERNCVERNQ